In Paenibacillus sp. J23TS9, a single genomic region encodes these proteins:
- a CDS encoding Cfr family 23S rRNA (adenine(2503)-C(8))-methyltransferase, whose amino-acid sequence MQLKQGNKYRRIKAFLKEHHYPDFRLKQIMNAVFHEKIEHFNDITVLPKRLREMLAMEFGASILDIAPLMEQHSEQVTKVLFGISGNERIETVNMKYKAGWESFCVSSQCGCHFGCTFCATGDIGLKRNLTSDEITDQILHFYLKGHSMDSISFMGMGEALANVQVFDALDVLTDPALFGLSPRRISISTIGIIPSIKKMTLHYPQVHLTFSLHSPFHEQRSKLMPINDKYPLFDVMDALDDHIRVTSRKVYIAYIMLPDVNDSMDHAKEVARLLKGRYREGRLYHVNLIRYNPTVRSPLRFDEADEDRVVNFYKTLQSSGIHVTVRSQFGIDIDAACGQLYGNYSAE is encoded by the coding sequence ATGCAACTCAAACAAGGCAATAAGTATAGAAGAATAAAGGCATTCTTGAAGGAGCATCATTACCCCGATTTTAGGCTGAAACAAATAATGAATGCCGTTTTTCATGAGAAAATCGAACATTTCAACGACATCACCGTACTTCCCAAACGGTTAAGAGAAATGCTAGCCATGGAATTCGGAGCGTCTATTTTAGATATTGCTCCTTTAATGGAACAGCATTCCGAGCAAGTCACTAAAGTTTTGTTTGGGATTTCAGGAAATGAAAGAATAGAAACGGTAAATATGAAATATAAAGCCGGATGGGAATCATTTTGCGTCTCTTCCCAGTGCGGATGTCATTTCGGATGTACATTTTGCGCGACAGGCGACATTGGATTAAAAAGAAATTTGACCTCGGACGAAATAACCGACCAAATCCTTCATTTTTACCTGAAGGGGCATTCCATGGACAGCATTTCTTTTATGGGAATGGGGGAAGCGTTAGCCAATGTCCAAGTTTTCGATGCGTTAGACGTGCTCACGGATCCTGCTCTGTTTGGTTTAAGTCCTCGTAGGATCTCGATTTCAACGATTGGGATCATACCGAGCATTAAAAAAATGACCCTCCATTATCCGCAAGTCCATTTGACGTTTTCGTTGCATTCTCCTTTTCACGAACAGCGAAGTAAACTGATGCCGATAAATGATAAGTATCCGTTATTCGATGTCATGGACGCATTAGACGATCATATACGAGTCACATCCAGAAAGGTTTATATTGCTTATATTATGTTACCCGACGTGAATGATTCGATGGATCATGCCAAAGAAGTAGCGCGTCTATTGAAGGGGCGATACAGGGAAGGACGACTGTACCATGTGAATTTAATCCGGTATAACCCAACGGTGCGTTCCCCATTAAGGTTTGATGAAGCGGATGAGGACAGGGTGGTTAATTTTTACAAAACATTACAGTCATCAGGCATTCATGTGACCGTAAGAAGTCAATTCGGCATTGATATTGATGCTGCTTGCGGTCAGTTATATGGAAATTATTCAGCGGAATGA
- a CDS encoding Lsa family ABC-F type ribosomal protection protein — MSMIQVQDVTFSYPSSFDNIFEGVSFHIDTDWKLGFIGRNGRGKTTFLNLLLGKYEYSGKIVSSVEFNYFPYPVSDMNKYTYEILEEICPRAEDWEFLREISYLEVDAEIMYRPFNTLSNGEQTKVLLAALFLNEGQFLLIDEPTNHLDTSARKIVSDYLKKKKGFILISHDRNFLDGCVDHILSINRANIEVQSGNYSSWKLNFDRQQEHEEATNQRLQKDIGRLKQSSKRSSDWSHQVEASKNGTTNSGSKLDKGFVGHKAAKMMKRAKNIESRQQKAIEEKSNLLKNVEKTEALALEALNFPSKEWVVMADVSVQYDGQIVNKPISFTVEQGDRIVLDGKNGSGKSSILKLILGQPLQHTGTMKLASGLVISYVQQDTSHLKGMLSDFIEEHEINEPLFKSILRKMDFDRIQFEKDISHYSGGQKKKLLIAKSLCEQAHLYIWDEPLNFIDLYSRMQIEELIQTFNPTMVIVEHDQAFQQTVATKMISM; from the coding sequence ATGTCAATGATTCAAGTACAAGACGTAACGTTTTCCTATCCATCCAGCTTTGACAACATTTTTGAAGGCGTGAGCTTTCACATCGATACGGATTGGAAACTTGGTTTTATCGGTAGAAACGGACGAGGCAAGACGACTTTTTTGAATCTATTATTAGGGAAATATGAGTACAGCGGGAAAATCGTTTCTTCGGTCGAATTCAATTATTTCCCTTATCCGGTGTCGGATATGAATAAGTACACGTATGAAATCCTTGAGGAAATATGTCCCCGAGCAGAAGATTGGGAATTTCTTCGTGAAATCTCCTATCTAGAAGTCGATGCCGAGATCATGTACCGGCCATTTAACACGCTCTCTAATGGAGAACAAACCAAAGTACTGCTTGCCGCGCTATTTTTGAATGAAGGCCAATTCCTATTAATCGACGAGCCGACCAACCATTTAGACACCAGTGCGCGAAAGATCGTCTCGGATTATTTAAAGAAGAAAAAAGGGTTTATTTTAATTTCGCATGACAGGAACTTTTTGGATGGATGCGTCGACCATATTTTATCGATCAATAGAGCGAATATTGAAGTCCAAAGCGGGAACTATTCTTCCTGGAAGCTAAATTTCGATAGACAGCAGGAACACGAGGAGGCAACGAATCAGCGTCTGCAAAAAGACATCGGGAGATTGAAACAGTCCTCCAAGCGTTCATCGGATTGGTCCCATCAGGTGGAAGCTTCCAAAAACGGAACGACGAATTCAGGTTCGAAATTGGATAAGGGCTTCGTAGGGCATAAAGCGGCCAAGATGATGAAAAGGGCAAAGAACATTGAATCAAGGCAGCAAAAGGCGATTGAGGAAAAGTCCAATCTGCTCAAAAACGTGGAAAAAACCGAAGCATTGGCTTTAGAAGCATTGAACTTCCCGTCAAAAGAATGGGTTGTTATGGCAGATGTGTCCGTTCAATACGATGGCCAAATCGTGAATAAGCCCATCAGCTTTACCGTTGAACAAGGAGATCGAATCGTGCTGGACGGAAAGAACGGGAGCGGGAAAAGCAGCATTCTCAAGCTGATCCTGGGACAACCGCTACAGCATACAGGCACGATGAAATTAGCTTCTGGGCTCGTCATTTCCTATGTTCAGCAGGATACTTCCCATTTGAAGGGCATGTTATCGGATTTTATTGAAGAGCATGAGATCAATGAACCACTGTTCAAATCGATCCTGCGCAAAATGGATTTTGACCGAATCCAGTTTGAGAAGGACATCTCTCATTATTCTGGTGGTCAAAAGAAAAAACTGCTGATAGCCAAAAGTTTATGCGAACAAGCACATCTATACATTTGGGATGAACCGTTAAATTTTATCGATCTTTATTCACGTATGCAGATCGAAGAGCTGATTCAAACCTTTAATCCCACTATGGTTATCGTTGAACATGATCAGGCTTTTCAACAAACCGTTGCAACCAAAATGATATCGATGTAG